The Methylomicrobium agile genome has a segment encoding these proteins:
- the gnd gene encoding decarboxylating NADP(+)-dependent phosphogluconate dehydrogenase, with product MKANIGLIGLAVMGQNLVLNMNDHGFRVAVYNRTTRTVDEFLEGPAKGTQVVGTHSLEDLVDSLETPRIVMLMVKAGEVVDQYIEKLIPLLSPGDIIVDGGNSLFTDTDRRTRYLAEKGLNFIGTGVSGGEEGARNGPSIMPGGNPAAWPAVKPIFQAISAKADGEPCCEWVGENGAGHYVKMVHNGIEYGDMQLICEAYQLLSEGLGLSADEMHEIFAEWNRGELSSYLIEITANILAYKDDDGQPLLDKILDTAGQKGTGKWTGINALDLGIPLTLIGESVFARCLSAQKDERVRAAKHLPKPQGQFSGDKKAMIDAIRDALYAAKIISYAQGFRLMREASKEYKLSLNYGEIALMWRGGCIIRSQFLNDIKQAYEKNPELENLLLDDFFVAAMKQAEAGWRKAVILGIELGIPTPAFSSALAYFDGYRTERLPANLLQAQRDYFGAHTYERIDRPRGEFFHTDWTGQGGKVASTTYNA from the coding sequence ATGAAAGCGAATATCGGATTGATCGGCCTGGCGGTCATGGGCCAGAATCTGGTCCTGAACATGAACGACCACGGCTTCAGGGTCGCGGTCTATAACCGCACGACCCGGACCGTCGACGAGTTTCTCGAAGGTCCTGCCAAGGGAACCCAAGTGGTCGGTACCCATTCGCTCGAAGATCTGGTCGACAGCCTCGAAACGCCTCGCATCGTGATGCTGATGGTCAAGGCCGGCGAAGTGGTCGATCAATACATCGAAAAATTGATCCCGCTGCTCTCGCCCGGCGACATCATCGTCGACGGCGGCAATTCGCTGTTTACCGATACCGACCGCCGCACCCGCTATCTGGCGGAGAAAGGGCTCAACTTCATCGGCACCGGCGTGTCGGGCGGCGAGGAAGGTGCCCGGAATGGGCCTTCGATCATGCCCGGCGGCAACCCGGCGGCCTGGCCTGCGGTGAAGCCGATTTTCCAGGCGATCAGCGCGAAGGCGGACGGCGAGCCCTGCTGCGAATGGGTCGGCGAGAACGGGGCCGGACACTATGTCAAAATGGTGCACAACGGGATCGAATACGGCGATATGCAGCTGATCTGCGAAGCCTATCAATTGCTGTCCGAGGGACTCGGTCTGTCTGCCGACGAGATGCACGAAATTTTTGCTGAATGGAACCGGGGCGAACTCAGCTCCTATCTGATCGAAATTACCGCCAATATTCTGGCTTACAAGGACGACGACGGCCAGCCGCTGCTCGATAAAATATTGGATACCGCCGGCCAGAAAGGCACCGGCAAATGGACCGGCATCAATGCGCTGGACCTCGGCATCCCGCTGACGCTGATCGGTGAATCGGTCTTTGCCCGTTGCCTGTCCGCGCAAAAAGACGAGCGAGTCCGGGCCGCGAAGCATTTGCCGAAACCGCAGGGCCAATTCAGCGGCGACAAAAAAGCGATGATCGATGCGATCCGCGATGCGCTGTATGCCGCCAAGATCATTTCTTACGCGCAGGGTTTCCGACTGATGCGGGAAGCTTCGAAGGAGTATAAACTGTCGCTCAACTATGGCGAAATCGCGCTGATGTGGCGCGGCGGCTGCATCATTCGCAGCCAGTTCCTGAACGACATCAAGCAGGCGTATGAAAAAAATCCGGAGCTCGAAAACCTGCTGCTCGACGACTTTTTCGTCGCCGCGATGAAACAGGCCGAAGCCGGCTGGCGCAAGGCGGTGATCCTGGGCATCGAGCTCGGCATTCCGACCCCGGCGTTTTCGTCCGCCCTGGCTTATTTCGACGGCTACCGCACCGAACGCCTGCCGGCCAATCTGCTCCAGGCGCAGCGCGACTATTTCGGCGCGCATACCTACGAGCGGATCGACCGGCCTCGGGGCGAGTTCTTCCATACCGACTGGACCGGGCAGGGCGGCAAGGTCGCTTCGACGACATACAATGCGTAA
- a CDS encoding cytochrome-c peroxidase, which produces MKLKFYALIAVAGGLAAAPAGAAAPILPGGQNLTPKQQLGQQLFFDTHLSEPPGQACATCHNPATAFTDADKSRPTSKGVIAGLLGNRNTPTAMYSAYAPAFHFDRGEGLYFGGQFLDGRASTLADQAKAPFLNPIEMANPDPGTVVDKVRNAAYAAMFDTVYGAGALNDNGVAYDRIADAIAAFERSPVLNRFSSKYDYYLFGRAAFTAQERRGLTVFEAGNKGNCAACHPNRPVNGTPPLFTDHSYDNIGVPKNPENPFYGLAPQFNPDGAYFVDLGLGGILDAPLEEGKIKVSTLRNVAVTAPYTHNGYFKTLRGVVEFYSTRDLKPRCRNPLTTEAKARAQKCWPAAEVIANVNHGELGSLRLTPREIGDLVAFLKTLTDGYRNGSPWQFKAP; this is translated from the coding sequence ATGAAATTAAAGTTTTATGCCCTCATCGCCGTTGCCGGCGGATTAGCCGCCGCGCCGGCCGGGGCTGCCGCCCCCATACTGCCCGGCGGCCAGAATCTGACCCCGAAGCAGCAACTGGGCCAGCAATTGTTCTTCGACACTCATTTATCCGAACCGCCGGGGCAGGCTTGCGCCACCTGCCACAACCCCGCGACAGCCTTTACCGATGCCGATAAATCCAGGCCCACATCCAAAGGCGTCATCGCCGGGCTGCTCGGCAACCGCAATACGCCGACGGCAATGTATTCGGCCTATGCGCCGGCCTTTCATTTCGACCGCGGGGAAGGTCTGTATTTCGGCGGCCAGTTCCTCGACGGCCGCGCTTCGACACTGGCCGACCAGGCCAAGGCGCCTTTCCTCAATCCCATCGAAATGGCCAATCCCGATCCCGGAACGGTAGTCGACAAAGTCCGCAATGCGGCTTATGCAGCGATGTTCGATACCGTCTACGGCGCCGGCGCGCTGAACGATAACGGAGTCGCCTACGACCGTATTGCGGATGCGATCGCGGCCTTCGAGCGCAGCCCGGTATTGAACCGCTTCAGCTCGAAATACGATTATTATCTATTCGGCAGAGCCGCGTTTACCGCGCAGGAAAGGCGCGGACTGACGGTTTTCGAAGCCGGCAACAAGGGCAATTGCGCGGCCTGCCACCCCAATCGGCCGGTGAACGGCACGCCGCCGCTGTTTACCGATCACAGCTACGACAATATCGGCGTACCCAAAAACCCGGAAAATCCGTTCTACGGCCTGGCTCCCCAATTCAACCCCGACGGCGCCTACTTCGTGGATCTGGGTTTGGGAGGCATTCTGGATGCCCCGTTGGAAGAAGGCAAAATCAAAGTGTCCACCTTGCGCAACGTCGCCGTTACCGCGCCGTACACGCACAACGGCTATTTCAAGACCCTGCGCGGAGTCGTGGAGTTTTACAGCACGCGCGACCTCAAGCCGCGCTGCCGCAACCCGCTGACCACCGAAGCCAAGGCACGCGCGCAGAAGTGCTGGCCGGCGGCGGAGGTAATCGCCAACGTCAATCACGGGGAATTGGGATCGCTGCGCCTCACGCCGCGCGAAATCGGCGATCTGGTGGCTTTTTTGAAAACGCTGACCGACGGCTATAGAAACGGATCGCCGTGGCAATTTAAAGCCCCGTGA
- a CDS encoding general secretion pathway protein GspB, translating into MYADNPADRFVILNMTKLRSARPPKNAVEIREIRSDGVIASYGGRVFRIERP; encoded by the coding sequence ATGTATGCTGACAATCCCGCAGACCGCTTTGTCATACTGAACATGACGAAATTAAGATCGGCCAGACCACCAAAGAATGCGGTCGAGATCAGGGAAATCCGTTCCGACGGGGTCATCGCGAGTTACGGCGGCAGAGTGTTTCGCATCGAGCGCCCTTGA
- a CDS encoding IS5 family transposase yields MKQLGLSAPLFVKKPKQTRRQQFLQEMEQVVPWSLWASRIAPHYPTAGRGRRPFPLATMLRIHLMQQWFGYSDPAMEEVLHDMPLLREFAGLDAGEDALPDETTILKFRHLLERHQLAQTLFDETAALLAEKGLLLRQGTIVDATLIAAPPSTKNRARKRDAEMSSTKKGNNYHFGMKAHIGVDAESGLVHTVEMTTAKVADGVMTEALLHGEERVVLGDRAYTRKDRNLAADRLEGEPVWAFPFKRGKGEELPVEQALHNHMLAPLRAMVEHPFRIVKRQFGYTKVRYRGLFKNAQQLYLLFALGNLYHVRQALQPT; encoded by the coding sequence ATGAAGCAACTCGGACTCAGTGCCCCGCTGTTCGTGAAGAAACCGAAACAGACTCGGCGGCAGCAATTTCTCCAAGAGATGGAGCAGGTAGTGCCTTGGAGTTTGTGGGCGAGCCGGATAGCGCCGCACTACCCGACAGCGGGCCGAGGCCGCCGCCCCTTTCCCTTGGCGACGATGTTGCGCATTCACCTGATGCAGCAGTGGTTCGGCTATTCCGATCCGGCGATGGAGGAAGTATTGCACGACATGCCGCTGCTGCGCGAGTTTGCCGGGCTCGATGCGGGCGAGGACGCCCTGCCGGATGAAACCACGATCCTCAAGTTCCGGCATCTGCTGGAACGCCATCAGTTAGCACAAACCCTATTTGATGAAACGGCGGCGCTGTTGGCCGAAAAAGGCCTGTTGCTACGGCAAGGCACGATCGTCGATGCGACATTAATCGCTGCCCCGCCGTCCACCAAGAACCGGGCGCGCAAACGGGATGCCGAGATGAGTTCGACCAAGAAAGGGAACAATTACCACTTTGGGATGAAGGCGCACATTGGGGTCGATGCCGAGTCGGGGTTGGTGCATACTGTGGAGATGACCACCGCCAAGGTGGCGGATGGGGTCATGACGGAGGCGTTGCTGCACGGCGAGGAACGGGTCGTGCTGGGCGATCGGGCCTATACCCGCAAGGACCGGAATCTAGCGGCGGATCGCCTGGAAGGCGAGCCGGTTTGGGCCTTTCCGTTCAAGCGGGGGAAGGGTGAAGAGTTGCCGGTAGAGCAAGCCCTTCACAACCACATGCTGGCGCCGTTACGCGCCATGGTCGAACATCCGTTCCGGATCGTCAAGCGCCAGTTCGGCTATACCAAAGTGCGTTACCGGGGGCTGTTCAAGAATGCCCAACAACTCTACTTGCTGTTTGCCCTGGGCAATCTTTATCACGTTCGGCAGGCGCTGCAGCCGACCTAG
- a CDS encoding immunity 53 family protein, producing the protein MENTGSILKRLQDWYVSRCNDDWEHTYGVFITNIDNPGWSLKVELKDTPLYELAFKEIKIQRSEENDWIICKVEEGNFQGYAGPNNLEELLSIFLDWAEENDR; encoded by the coding sequence ATGGAAAATACAGGCAGTATTTTAAAACGGCTTCAAGATTGGTACGTTTCTAGATGTAATGACGATTGGGAGCATACTTACGGCGTTTTTATCACTAATATTGACAATCCTGGCTGGTCTTTAAAGGTCGAGTTGAAGGATACTCCTCTTTATGAGCTAGCTTTTAAAGAAATTAAAATACAAAGAAGTGAAGAAAATGATTGGATTATATGCAAAGTAGAAGAAGGAAATTTTCAAGGATATGCTGGTCCCAATAATTTGGAGGAATTACTTAGTATTTTTTTAGACTGGGCTGAGGAAAATGATCGGTAA
- the vapC gene encoding type II toxin-antitoxin system VapC family toxin translates to MKVLVDTCIWSHALRSKKPEFEAQVKSLEILISGQRVLMIGPIRQEVLSGYSDPNKFEILKTKLSYFENIAVLDEDYINAAKFYNECRQKGIQGSHIDLLICAVAVRLNVPIFTTDKDFGFYQRHLPIKLYPATTA, encoded by the coding sequence TTGAAAGTATTGGTTGATACCTGCATCTGGTCGCACGCGCTCCGTTCTAAAAAGCCCGAGTTCGAAGCTCAGGTAAAGAGTTTGGAAATATTAATCTCAGGCCAACGCGTGCTGATGATTGGCCCTATTCGGCAGGAAGTCTTGTCGGGTTATAGTGACCCGAACAAGTTTGAGATATTAAAAACTAAGTTGAGTTATTTTGAGAATATAGCCGTTCTAGACGAAGATTATATTAATGCCGCTAAGTTCTACAATGAATGCCGTCAAAAAGGCATTCAGGGATCACATATCGATTTGCTGATCTGCGCGGTTGCAGTGCGGTTAAACGTACCCATCTTTACGACCGATAAGGATTTTGGATTTTATCAGCGGCACCTGCCCATCAAGTTGTACCCCGCAACAACGGCTTGA
- a CDS encoding type II toxin-antitoxin system VapB family antitoxin translates to MTTHLAIDDELINEALTLGHFKTKEDTVVTALKEFINRRKQLEIIDLFGHFDPDLDYDYKKGRLS, encoded by the coding sequence ATGACAACACATCTTGCTATTGATGATGAATTAATTAATGAGGCGCTAACCTTAGGCCACTTTAAAACCAAGGAAGATACCGTAGTGACGGCGCTAAAAGAATTTATCAATCGCCGCAAACAATTGGAGATTATTGATCTATTCGGTCATTTTGACCCAGACCTCGATTATGATTACAAGAAGGGGCGTCTTTCTTGA
- a CDS encoding DUF4265 domain-containing protein, with product MWRSCFGMLRGSETLSSFKAWKMSGTKSACPTYEAYLEEKNSKNEWEQLWAIRLGDKRFCIGCIPFFAFDLALGDEVETDENYVIQRVIKESGHYTFRVWFGNSTDQEIKNEVLKFMDNLPVELEWSSANLLAISAPDPSQAKQVADYLYTQQSMEYLIYETGRTTRNP from the coding sequence ATGTGGCGATCCTGCTTCGGAATGTTGCGCGGATCTGAAACCCTGTCATCTTTCAAGGCATGGAAAATGTCGGGCACAAAAAGCGCGTGCCCGACCTACGAGGCTTATTTGGAAGAGAAAAATTCGAAGAATGAATGGGAGCAATTATGGGCCATACGCTTGGGAGACAAGCGCTTTTGTATTGGTTGCATCCCTTTTTTTGCTTTTGATCTTGCATTGGGAGATGAGGTAGAAACAGATGAAAACTATGTGATACAGCGGGTAATAAAGGAGTCGGGGCACTATACATTCAGGGTTTGGTTTGGAAACTCAACTGATCAAGAGATTAAAAATGAAGTACTTAAATTTATGGATAATCTTCCGGTTGAGTTAGAGTGGTCATCTGCTAATTTATTGGCAATCAGTGCACCCGATCCAAGTCAGGCTAAGCAAGTAGCTGATTACCTCTATACTCAGCAGAGTATGGAGTATCTTATTTATGAGACAGGTCGAACAACCCGTAACCCGTAA
- a CDS encoding IS5 family transposase yields MKQLGLSAPLFVKKPKQTRRQQFLQEMEQVVPWSLWASRIAPHYPTAGRGRRPFPLATMLRIHLMQQWFGYSDPAMEEVLHDMPLLREFAGLDAGEDALPDETTILKFRHLLERHQLAQTLFDETAALLAEKGLLLRQGTIVDATLIAAPPSTKNRARKRDAEMSSTKKGNNYHFGMKAHIGVDAESGLVHTVEMTTAKVADGVMTEALLHGEERVVLGDRAYTRKDRNLAADRLEGEPVWAFPFKRGKGEELPVEQALHNHMLAPLRAMVEHPFRIVKRQFGYTKVRYRGLFKNAQQLYLLFALGNLYHVRQALQPT; encoded by the coding sequence ATGAAGCAACTCGGACTCAGTGCCCCGCTGTTCGTGAAGAAACCGAAACAGACTCGGCGGCAGCAATTTCTCCAAGAGATGGAGCAGGTAGTGCCTTGGAGTTTGTGGGCGAGCCGGATAGCGCCGCACTACCCGACAGCGGGCCGAGGCCGCCGCCCCTTTCCCTTGGCGACGATGTTGCGCATTCACCTGATGCAGCAGTGGTTCGGCTATTCCGATCCGGCGATGGAGGAAGTATTGCACGACATGCCGCTGCTGCGCGAGTTTGCCGGGCTCGATGCGGGCGAGGACGCCCTGCCGGATGAAACCACGATCCTCAAGTTCCGGCATCTGCTGGAACGCCATCAGTTAGCACAAACCCTATTTGATGAAACGGCGGCGCTGTTGGCCGAAAAAGGCCTGTTGCTACGGCAAGGCACGATCGTCGATGCGACATTAATCGCTGCCCCGCCGTCCACCAAGAACCGGGCGCGCAAACGGGATGCCGAGATGAGTTCGACCAAGAAAGGGAACAATTACCACTTTGGGATGAAGGCGCACATTGGGGTCGATGCCGAGTCGGGGTTGGTGCATACTGTGGAGATGACCACCGCCAAGGTGGCGGATGGGGTCATGACGGAGGCGTTGCTGCACGGCGAGGAACGGGTCGTGCTGGGCGATCGGGCCTATACCCGCAAGGACCGGAATCTGGCGGCGGATCGCCTGGAAGGTGAGCCGGTTTGGGCCTTTCCGTTCAAGCGGGGGAAGGGTGAGGAGTTGCCGGTAGAGCAAGCCCTTCACAACCACATGCTGGCGCCGTTACGCGCCATGGTCGAACATCCGTTCCGGATCGTCAAGCGCCAGTTCGGCTATACCAAAGTGCGTTACCGGGGGCTGTTCAAGAATGCCCAACAACTCTACTTGCTGTTTGCCCTGGGCAATCTTTATCACGTTCGGCAGGCGCTGCAGCCGACCTAG
- a CDS encoding general secretion pathway protein GspB, with protein MSYILNALRKSERERQANRPETLTEQVLTPPALKSRKTAMVIGALLAVNLLALLLLVWYLKKTDDTPVAGRQAGALALQQKAARKPQPGAVKPADADAPSEKAPAAAAPAPQMINPPAPTAAASATKSPSIEELAAASRAAEEKGPKQAMSGKPERDDQTAPSTAATGAREQVRKERQTKRAQPVLAAESPSDSESDTEKGKSDASPPGRQAIPLFKDLPYNFRNSVPKMAINVFMYADNPADRFVILNMTKYKAGQTTKDAVEIREIRPDGIIASYGGKVFRIERP; from the coding sequence ATGTCTTATATTCTCAATGCCCTACGCAAATCGGAACGGGAGCGGCAGGCCAACCGGCCGGAAACCCTGACCGAACAAGTGCTGACGCCGCCGGCGCTGAAAAGCCGGAAAACCGCGATGGTGATCGGCGCTCTGCTGGCCGTCAATCTGCTGGCCCTGCTGCTGTTGGTCTGGTATTTGAAAAAAACGGACGATACGCCGGTGGCGGGAAGGCAAGCCGGCGCCCTGGCGTTACAGCAAAAAGCAGCGCGAAAGCCTCAACCGGGTGCGGTAAAACCGGCTGACGCTGATGCGCCTTCCGAAAAAGCGCCGGCCGCGGCGGCGCCGGCTCCCCAAATGATTAACCCTCCGGCGCCAACCGCCGCAGCATCTGCCACAAAATCGCCTTCAATCGAAGAACTGGCCGCGGCAAGCCGGGCCGCAGAGGAGAAAGGGCCGAAGCAGGCCATGTCCGGCAAACCCGAACGCGACGACCAAACCGCTCCCTCGACTGCCGCAACCGGCGCACGGGAGCAGGTCCGGAAGGAAAGACAGACAAAAAGGGCTCAGCCGGTGCTCGCGGCCGAAAGCCCGAGCGATTCCGAAAGCGATACCGAAAAAGGAAAGAGCGATGCCTCACCGCCGGGCCGGCAGGCCATTCCTTTATTCAAGGATTTGCCTTACAACTTCCGCAACTCCGTGCCGAAGATGGCAATCAACGTGTTCATGTACGCTGACAATCCCGCAGACCGCTTTGTCATACTGAACATGACGAAATACAAGGCCGGCCAGACCACCAAGGATGCGGTCGAGATCAGGGAAATCCGTCCCGACGGGATCATCGCGAGTTACGGCGGCAAAGTGTTTCGCATCGAGCGGCCTTGA
- a CDS encoding AAA family ATPase: MYEQYFHFAELPFSIAPDPHFIYMSRRHQEGLAHLLYGITVGGGFVALTGEVGTGKTTLCHCLLGELPDTIDIALILNPKLNALELLATICDELGVAYDKERQTLKQLVDALNHYLVEAHANGRRTVLLIDEAQNLSMEVLEQVRLLTNLETSKTKLLQIILVGQPELKQMLRRQELRQLNQRVTARYHLQPLSRAETRDYIRHRLRVCGGDPDLFKERAIRKIYKLSGGIPRVINILCDRALLGAYAENAAHVTPGRVKNAAQETLAPAGPKWPAWRIALLGMLALGGVAAGRYYLFPDRDAAFRHRFLGSPSETAEAKSGPAAPKSVSAAPAPVPKTEPLPPKQVSFAEWVTDTRLTLPLGFANALSALGKTASPVGTIDCEALKAFGVLCQFGKASWKELLAMNRPVILEFVLPAEEKRYALLTGLKQGNPVLLGNDRHDFSLADVLSYWNGYYLLLWTPTIADARTIFPGERSERIVWLRQQMALFDGLNPPVAAPQLFDQDLKTRVLKFQHQHHLAEDGAVGVQTLFYLDNPTEAPNKPHLTLTD, from the coding sequence ATGTACGAGCAGTATTTTCATTTTGCGGAATTACCGTTTTCGATAGCGCCAGATCCCCATTTCATTTATATGAGCCGCCGCCATCAGGAAGGCCTGGCGCACCTTTTATACGGGATTACCGTCGGCGGCGGTTTCGTCGCATTGACCGGCGAAGTCGGCACCGGCAAGACGACCCTGTGCCATTGCCTGCTCGGCGAATTGCCGGACACTATCGACATCGCGTTGATCCTGAATCCCAAGCTGAATGCGCTCGAACTGCTGGCGACGATCTGCGACGAGTTGGGGGTGGCCTACGATAAAGAGCGGCAGACGCTGAAACAACTGGTCGATGCCTTGAACCATTACCTGGTGGAGGCGCACGCGAACGGCCGGCGCACCGTGCTGCTGATCGACGAAGCGCAGAATCTGAGCATGGAAGTGCTCGAACAGGTCCGCCTGCTGACCAATCTGGAAACCAGCAAGACCAAGCTGCTGCAAATCATTCTGGTCGGCCAGCCCGAATTGAAGCAGATGCTGCGGCGGCAGGAACTCAGGCAGCTCAACCAGCGCGTCACTGCGCGCTACCATTTGCAGCCGCTGTCGCGCGCCGAAACCCGGGACTATATCCGGCACCGGCTGCGGGTTTGCGGCGGTGATCCCGATCTGTTCAAGGAGCGGGCGATCCGGAAAATATACAAATTGTCCGGCGGCATTCCGCGCGTGATCAATATCCTGTGCGACCGCGCCTTGCTGGGCGCCTATGCGGAAAACGCCGCGCACGTGACGCCGGGTAGGGTCAAAAACGCCGCGCAGGAAACCCTGGCGCCGGCCGGGCCGAAATGGCCGGCATGGCGTATCGCCCTGCTGGGGATGCTGGCGCTCGGCGGGGTGGCGGCCGGCCGTTATTATCTGTTTCCTGACCGGGACGCCGCGTTCCGGCACCGGTTTTTGGGCAGCCCATCCGAAACGGCGGAGGCAAAGTCCGGTCCGGCCGCTCCTAAATCCGTATCGGCGGCTCCAGCTCCCGTGCCGAAAACCGAACCGCTGCCTCCGAAGCAGGTTTCGTTTGCCGAATGGGTGACCGATACCCGCCTGACGCTGCCGCTGGGCTTTGCGAACGCACTGAGCGCGCTCGGAAAAACGGCTTCGCCCGTCGGGACGATCGATTGCGAGGCGCTCAAGGCCTTCGGCGTGTTATGCCAGTTCGGCAAGGCCAGTTGGAAAGAGCTGCTGGCGATGAACCGGCCGGTCATTCTGGAGTTTGTGCTGCCGGCCGAAGAAAAGCGCTACGCGCTGCTGACCGGCCTCAAGCAGGGAAACCCGGTATTGCTCGGAAACGACCGGCATGACTTTTCGCTGGCCGACGTGCTGAGTTATTGGAACGGCTACTATTTATTGCTATGGACGCCGACGATCGCCGATGCGCGAACGATTTTCCCCGGAGAACGGTCAGAGAGAATTGTCTGGCTTCGACAACAGATGGCGCTGTTCGACGGGTTGAATCCGCCCGTGGCGGCGCCCCAGCTATTCGATCAGGACTTGAAGACCCGGGTCCTCAAATTTCAGCACCAGCACCATTTGGCCGAAGACGGTGCGGTGGGAGTCCAAACCCTGTTTTATCTCGACAATCCGACCGAGGCGCCGAACAAGCCTCATCTGACCTTAACCGATTAA
- a CDS encoding MFS transporter, whose product MPINENQLYRKLAWRLLPPLYIIYILAYLDRMCVGFAQLQMKDALQFSDTVYGFGAGIFFVGYMLFEIPSNLILEKVGAKLWLTRIMITWGLICCAMVFIETPQGFYILRFLLGLAEAGSFPGMILYFSYWFPAPVRAKYGALLITATAASGVLGAPLAGLLLGIDGAFGLQGWQWLFLAEGAPSVLFGFVLYFWLTDRPAEAGWLNGEEKAWLERTLAAERETAPHPHAADLKQALRHPKVWLLALIYFAVVINYYSISLWLPQLIKSWAGLDNVRTALLTGLPYLAAVIAMVIVGAHSDRTRERRWHIVICAWIAAAAFALSPYLASPVWAIAAIAIAAAGVWSTLAPFWTLPHRLLKEGPAKASGLALINSIGNLGGFAGPYVIAWLKTATGDFKLALPLLAATMASGVLLIFVAVKPEEEAPSPGPIGNGCRIDS is encoded by the coding sequence ATGCCGATCAACGAAAATCAACTATACCGCAAACTGGCCTGGCGCCTGCTCCCCCCGCTCTACATCATCTATATCCTGGCCTATCTCGACCGCATGTGCGTCGGCTTCGCCCAACTGCAGATGAAAGATGCGCTGCAGTTCAGCGACACGGTGTACGGCTTCGGCGCGGGCATCTTTTTCGTCGGTTACATGCTGTTCGAGATTCCGAGCAACCTGATTCTGGAAAAAGTCGGCGCGAAACTCTGGCTGACCCGGATCATGATTACCTGGGGACTGATTTGCTGTGCGATGGTGTTTATCGAAACTCCGCAAGGTTTTTATATTTTGCGCTTTCTGCTCGGCCTTGCCGAAGCCGGCTCGTTTCCAGGCATGATTCTGTATTTCAGCTACTGGTTTCCGGCCCCGGTCAGGGCCAAGTACGGCGCGCTGCTGATCACCGCGACCGCGGCCTCCGGCGTGCTCGGCGCGCCGCTGGCGGGGCTCTTGCTCGGCATCGACGGCGCGTTCGGACTGCAAGGCTGGCAATGGCTGTTTCTGGCCGAAGGCGCGCCTTCGGTGTTGTTCGGCTTTGTGCTGTATTTCTGGCTGACCGACCGTCCGGCCGAAGCCGGCTGGCTGAATGGTGAAGAGAAAGCCTGGCTCGAAAGGACATTGGCTGCCGAACGCGAAACGGCTCCCCACCCTCATGCCGCCGATCTGAAACAGGCCCTGCGCCATCCGAAAGTCTGGCTGCTGGCGCTGATCTATTTCGCGGTGGTGATCAATTATTACAGCATCAGCCTCTGGCTGCCGCAACTGATCAAGAGCTGGGCAGGACTCGACAACGTGCGCACTGCCTTGTTGACCGGCCTGCCCTATCTCGCGGCCGTAATCGCGATGGTGATCGTCGGCGCGCATTCGGACAGGACCCGCGAACGGCGCTGGCACATCGTGATCTGCGCCTGGATCGCGGCCGCCGCGTTCGCGCTGAGCCCCTACCTCGCCTCGCCGGTCTGGGCGATCGCCGCGATCGCGATCGCAGCGGCAGGCGTCTGGAGCACGCTGGCGCCGTTCTGGACGCTGCCGCATAGGCTACTAAAGGAGGGACCGGCCAAGGCGTCGGGCCTGGCGCTAATCAATTCGATCGGCAACCTGGGCGGCTTTGCGGGCCCCTATGTGATCGCCTGGCTGAAAACCGCGACGGGCGATTTCAAGCTGGCGCTGCCGCTGCTGGCGGCGACGATGGCGTCGGGTGTCCTGCTGATTTTCGTGGCGGTGAAACCGGAAGAAGAAGCGCCTAGCCCAGGTCCAATCGGCAATGGCTGCCGAATCGATAGCTGA